The Ketobacter alkanivorans genome includes the window GTATTCAAATACTTCGAACGCCAAGTAGCCGAGAACCTGCAGCAAACCCTGATCGAAGCCAACAAAATACTGGCAGATGCCGGCATTCAAGCCGAGCCCAAAAAAGCCGCCAAACCCGCACCGGAAACCACCGAGGCCAATAGCGACTCTAAGCACCACGCCGACCAGCCCAGTTCCGGTCAGCAAACAGCTGAGGCAACACCCCCTACACTGGAACAAGCCTTCGCGTCCAATTACGAATACACCGTGGCCTTCGAACAAGTGCAGGCCATCATGGCCAACTTCTACAAGGGCAGCCTTAACAATCGCCTGTTCGCAGTAAAACAAGGGCAGCCCGCGCCAGAGCTGCATCGCGAGGATCTGCTCAACGTGCTGGCTCGCCTGCAAAGTGCAGAACGCGACTCACTGCAGGATGAAGACCCCACCAACAACCAATACGACCACCAGGATGTCCGCCTGCTGCTGGAGCATCAACTGGCCCACACCGTACGTGAGCGAGGTGCCCGCAAACTGAAGCAAGCTGATGACGACGTCATCAACCTGGTCAGTATGGTGTTCGAATTCATACTCGACGATCACAACATTTCGCCGGAAGTATCCCTGCTACTGGGGCGTCTGCAGATTCCTGTCATCAAGATCGCCCTGGCTGACAAACAATTCTTCAGCAACGTCAATCATCCCGCCCGCCGCCTGCTGAAACTGCTATCACAGGCCGCCATCGGTTGGGAAAAAGAGTCCGTGCTCCAGCGCGACCTATTGATGGAAGAAATTCGCAACGTGGTCACCCGCGTACTGAACGAATTCGAAGTCGATAACCTGGCCCTGTTCAGCGAGCTGGAAAAAAGCTTCTCCAGCTTCCTGATGGAAGAAACCCGCCGCGCCGACACCATTGAAAAACGGGTATTGCAAGCGGCCAAAGGCCAAGCCAAAACCGAGCAAGCCCGCAGCACCATCAACCAGCTCATCAACGATCGTATGCAGGGCAAAACCCTGCCTTCTGTCGTAATCGACATGATTGACGGCCCCTGGCGTGTACTGATGCTGCAACGCCTGATGCGCCATGGCCGTGACTCCGATGAATGGAAACATTGCCTGAAGACCGTCGACGATCTGATCTGGAGCATCCAGCCTGCCAACGCCGCGGCAGACCGTGATCGCTGGGTTAAAATCATTCCCATACTACTGAAAGAAATCTGCAGCGGATTGGAAGGCATCAAACACCCCGGCCTGGAGGTGGACAAATTCCTGTCGTCTCTGTGGGAGATCCACGGCCAGATCCTGCAAACGCCGCCAGACCAGCAACTGCCCAACAGCCGTAAGGTGGATCACACCATATCCGAACCTGCACCGGGAAACCGCAGTGCATCAACGCAGCAGGTGTCGCAATCGGTAACGCCTGATAAGGCCGCAGGCACCCTGTCCGCCATCGAACGCCAGAAGCTGAAGGCCGCAGAACGCCGCGCCCTGCTGGACCCAAGAAACAACATCGACGCTGACTTGCGCAAAACCCTGCTGACCCTGAAAACCGGTCAATGGATCGAAGTACACACTCTGGAAGGCAAAATCCGTCGCTGCAAACTGGCCTACCGGGACGCCAGCTCGGATCTTTATATCTTCGTTTCACGACGTGGCAACAAAGTACTGGAAACCAATCTGGACAGCATGATTCGCATGGCCAACGCCGACGAACTGCGCTTGCTGGAGAACGTCTCCATGTGGGATCGGGCCCTCAGCAACGTAATGAGCCGCCTCAACCGCAACATCGAAGCCGAACCAGCAACCTGATTCAAGGTCAGCCAGCCACTATGGTTCCCCTCGATCAGCGTTTCCCTGCCGTTCCCTACCGTTTTGCCTCCCCATAGGTTTATAATCCCACTCCACCTCAGGTAGTAGCCACGAGAACGA containing:
- a CDS encoding DUF1631 domain-containing protein, with the protein product MQNQHDRDRNGSLLVNIQSRVLSNLSDLLTEFFHKMDDAFFDLAEQSASNNEQNLYFEAMRELRLHARDVDTELRKELAYQFDLLQKRQRDDEAGNHDSDNLSLVDKNRVEVDVALTNIRNKIRTHYPELQLQFCRRLNQYLDIDWLNESNNPLGCDTLVNAFSRAIEKLELPLKVRLMVFKYFERQVAENLQQTLIEANKILADAGIQAEPKKAAKPAPETTEANSDSKHHADQPSSGQQTAEATPPTLEQAFASNYEYTVAFEQVQAIMANFYKGSLNNRLFAVKQGQPAPELHREDLLNVLARLQSAERDSLQDEDPTNNQYDHQDVRLLLEHQLAHTVRERGARKLKQADDDVINLVSMVFEFILDDHNISPEVSLLLGRLQIPVIKIALADKQFFSNVNHPARRLLKLLSQAAIGWEKESVLQRDLLMEEIRNVVTRVLNEFEVDNLALFSELEKSFSSFLMEETRRADTIEKRVLQAAKGQAKTEQARSTINQLINDRMQGKTLPSVVIDMIDGPWRVLMLQRLMRHGRDSDEWKHCLKTVDDLIWSIQPANAAADRDRWVKIIPILLKEICSGLEGIKHPGLEVDKFLSSLWEIHGQILQTPPDQQLPNSRKVDHTISEPAPGNRSASTQQVSQSVTPDKAAGTLSAIERQKLKAAERRALLDPRNNIDADLRKTLLTLKTGQWIEVHTLEGKIRRCKLAYRDASSDLYIFVSRRGNKVLETNLDSMIRMANADELRLLENVSMWDRALSNVMSRLNRNIEAEPAT